In Populus nigra chromosome 1, ddPopNigr1.1, whole genome shotgun sequence, one genomic interval encodes:
- the LOC133682770 gene encoding G-type lectin S-receptor-like serine/threonine-protein kinase RLK1, giving the protein MDSKFALSCLLFSFLVSLHSVMCQTGGTVNVGESLTAMGQNPPWLSPSNDFAFGFRQISENDDFFLLAIWYYKIPDRTVVWYANGGNPAPRGSKVELTADRGLVLKDPRDSEIWRSGFSVGTVAHGVMNDTGNFVLFNVSSGSQAVWQSFSYPTDTLLPTQTMEIEGMLSSRKSETNFSQGRFQFRLQRNGSAVLNPINLPTKYQYDPYYTTGTQDAENPSNAGIQVVFDELGYLYVRKRNDERFNLTPHEMVPVTGYYHKATLNFDGVFTISRHPKNSLSNETWTIIKTIPRNICFDTPGVHGSGICGFNNLCKLKSDQRPTCECPRGYSLVDPDDKYGSCKPDFILGCEEDGQSPQEDLYTLVDLPHTDWLSTSYEIFKPYSVENCRMSCLQDCFCAVAVSNGNDCWKKMLPLGSGKEDRDVTGTAFLKVRRANSTLQNPLCPPPKAEKNQDSLIVIVSVLLGGSVIVVFVLVGLLCSGPFFYHKKHKENHQQESSMGMNLRCLTYKELEDATNGFNEELGRGSFGIVYKGVIETGSTVPISIAVKKLDRLVKDGDEEFKTEVKVIGQTHHKNLVRLLGYCNEGQNRLLVYEFLSNGTLASLLFGDLKPSWYQRTQIAMGTGKGLLYLHEECSTQIIHCDIKPQNILLDGSYNARISDFGLAKLLMINQTHTKTNIRGTKGYVAPEWFSSKPITVKVDVYSFGVMLLEIISCRRSVGIETGENDREILTDWAYDCFSRGTLDALVDDDPEATSDMKRLEKYVMIALWCIQEDPSLRPTMKKVMLMLEGIVQVAIPPCPCSFSGIIS; this is encoded by the coding sequence ATGGACTCTAAATTTGCCTTATCATgtcttctcttctccttcctCGTGTCCCTGCATTCTGTCATGTGTCAAACGGGCGGTACTGTTAATGTGGGCGAATCCCTCACTGCCATGGGTCAGAATCCTCCATGGCTGTCTCCTTCCAATGATTTTGCATTTGGATTCCGCCAAATAAGCGAGAATGATGATTTCTTCTTGCTTGCCATATGGTATTATAAAATTCCTGACAGAACCGTAGTTTGGTATGCTAACGGAGGAAATCCTGCACCGAGAGGATCGAAGGTTGAGCTAACTGCAGACCGTGGGCTAGTGCTTAAAGATCCTCGAGACTCAGAGATATGGAGATCAGGTTTCAGTGTAGGCACTGTCGCCCATGGTGTAATGAATGATACAGGCAACTTTGTGCTTTTCAATGTAAGCTCTGGATCTCAAGCGGTATGGCAGAGCTTTAGCTATCCTACTGACACTTTGTTGCCTACTCAGACAATGGAGATAGAAGGGATGCTTTCTTCTAGGAAATCAGAAACCAACTTTTCTCAAGGAAGGTTCCAGTTCCGTTTGCAAAGAAATGGAAGTGCAGTCCTCAATCCAATAAACCTGCCCACCAAATACCAATATGATCCGTACTATACCACAGGTACTCAGGACGCTGAAAATCCATCAAATGCTGGTATCCAAGTGGTCTTTGATGAGTTAGGCTACTTGTATGTAcgaaaaagaaatgatgaaagGTTCAATCTTACACCACATGAGATGGTTCCAGTAACGGGTTATTATCACAAAGCAACCCTCAATTTTGATGGAGTCTTCACAATATCTCGTCATCCAAAGAATTCCTTGAGTAATGAGACCTGGACAATCATTAAGACCATACCGAGAAACATTTGTTTTGACACCCCCGGAGTACATGGAAGTGGGATTTGCGGCTTCAACAATCTCTGCAAACTCAAGAGTGATCAAAGGCCAACATGTGAATGCCCACGTGGCTACTCATTAGTCGATCCAGATGATAAATATGGAAGCTGCAAACCTGATTTCATTCTAGGCTGTGAAGAAGATGGGCAGAGTCCTCAGGAAGATTTATACACTTTGGTGGACCTTCCACACACCGACTGGCTATCAACTAGTTATGAGATTTTTAAACCTTATAGTGTAGAAAACTGCAGAATGTCTTGCCTGCAGGATTGTTTCTGTGCTGTGGCTGTGTCAAATGGCAATGACTGTTGGAAGAAGATGTTACCTCTCGGCAGTGGGAAAGAAGATCGTGATGTTACAGGTACTGCTTTTCTTAAAGTAAGGAGAGCTAATTCCACATTGCAGAACCCTCTTTGTCCGCCTCCAAAAGCAGAGAAAAACCAGGACAGTTTGATCGTTATCGTGTCGGTGCTTTTAGGTGGCTCGGTGATTGTCGTCTTCGTATTGGTTGGCCTCTTATGTTCAGGTCCTTTCTTCTATCACAAGAAGCACAAAGAAAATCACCAACAAGAAAGTTCCATGGGAATGAATTTGCGGTGTTTAACCTACAAAGAGCTAGAGGATGCTACAAATGGATTCAATGAAGAGCTGGGAAGAGGATCTTTCGGAATTGTCTATAAAGGGGTAATAGAAACTGGTTCGACAGTCCCTATTTCCATTGCAGTCAAGAAGTTAGACAGATTAGTTAAAGACGGCGACgaggaattcaaaactgaaGTCAAAGTGATAGGCCAAACACATCACAAGAATCTTGTTCGACTGCTAGGGTATTGTAATGAAGGACAGAACAGGTTGCTGGTTTATGAGTTCTTGAGCAATGGTACTTTGGCAAGCTTACTCTTTGGAGACTTGAAACCCAGCTGGTACCAGAGGACTCAAATCGCCATGGGGACTGGGAAAGGCCTCTTGTACTTGCATGAAGAATGCAGCACCCAAATCATCCACTGCGACATAAAGCCACAAAACATACTTCTTGATGGCTCCTACAATGCTCGAATTTCTGACTTTGGGTTGGCAAAGCTTTTGATGATCAATCAGACACATACAAAAACCAACATTAGAGGCACAAAAGGGTATGTTGCACCTGAATGGTTCAGTTCTAAACCAATCACTGTAAAGGTTGACGTGTACAGTTTTGGAGTCATGCTGCTCGAGATCATTTCTTGCCGAAGAAGTGTTGGTATTGAAACAGGCGAGAATGATAGAGAAATTCTGACAGACTGGGCTTATGATTGCTTTAGCAGAGGCACACTTGATGCTTTAGTTGATGATGATCCAGAGGCCACAAGTGATATGAAAAGACTAGAGAAATATGTGATGATTGCCCTTTGGTGCATCCAGGAAGACCCCTCTCTGAGGCCTACCATGAAAAAGGTTATGCTGATGCTGGAAGGAATTGTTCAAGTTGCCATCCCACCATGTCCATGTTCATTCAGTGGCATAATAAGCTGA